From one Armatimonadota bacterium genomic stretch:
- the rsmG gene encoding 16S rRNA (guanine(527)-N(7))-methyltransferase RsmG — translation MLAYARLVLEWRDRASLTAYGALEVIARCLVVESLFCLAAFPFPPRARVIDIGTGAGFPGVPLAVLRPDLDVTLLEASRRKVAFLEMATQAIGLAVRIIHGRAEDIARQQEHREGYGVVVSRAAAPLRIILELALPLLAVGGAGLFSSGARAAEEVASAGAHLAALGGVLGSVWLPPPALETVSRVVVVTKVARTPERFPRRFQRMRRDVFT, via the coding sequence GGGGCCCTGGAGGTGATCGCACGGTGCCTGGTGGTGGAGTCGCTCTTCTGCCTGGCCGCGTTCCCCTTTCCCCCTCGCGCCCGAGTCATCGACATCGGCACCGGGGCCGGCTTCCCGGGGGTCCCCCTGGCAGTCCTCCGTCCGGACCTGGACGTCACGCTTCTGGAGGCTTCCCGGCGGAAGGTGGCGTTCCTGGAGATGGCCACTCAGGCGATCGGCCTTGCCGTCCGGATCATCCACGGAAGAGCCGAAGACATCGCCCGGCAGCAGGAGCACCGCGAGGGGTATGGAGTGGTCGTCTCCCGTGCCGCCGCCCCCCTGCGAATCATCCTGGAGCTAGCCCTCCCGCTGCTGGCTGTTGGAGGTGCTGGTCTCTTCTCCTCCGGCGCAAGAGCCGCCGAAGAGGTGGCCTCTGCTGGCGCTCACCTGGCTGCCCTTGGAGGGGTCCTGGGCTCCGTCTGGTTGCCTCCTCCGGCCCTGGAGACGGTCTCGCGGGTGGTCGTGGTCACCAAGGTGGCTCGAACGCCGGAGAGGTTCCCCCGTCGCTTTCAGCGGATGCGTCGCGACGTTTTCACGTGA
- a CDS encoding AAA family ATPase, with translation MHRTIAIVNQKGGVGKSTTAVNLGTALALEGLRVLVVDLDPQANATSGLGVPKPPARASIYHVLIEGTSLEQVIVPTAVPGVFLVPSNIHLAGAEVELVPMLSRETRLREALGALREAYDVILLDCPPSLGLLTINALTAAQEVLIPIQCEYYALEGLSQLLDSIGLVRRHLNSQLEVTGVLLTMYDSRTRLSDQVADEVRGFFKERVYRTIIPRSVRLAEAPSHGLPIALYDPGSRGAEAYAELAKEVMTRGRPVGVIEHVG, from the coding sequence GTGCATCGGACTATCGCCATCGTGAACCAGAAAGGCGGGGTGGGGAAATCCACCACCGCCGTGAACTTAGGGACTGCGCTTGCCCTCGAGGGTCTGCGGGTACTCGTCGTAGACCTCGACCCCCAGGCCAATGCCACGAGCGGGCTGGGCGTCCCCAAGCCTCCCGCGCGCGCTTCCATCTACCACGTCCTCATCGAGGGAACCTCGCTGGAGCAGGTGATCGTCCCGACCGCCGTGCCGGGCGTCTTCCTGGTCCCCTCGAACATCCACCTGGCCGGAGCCGAGGTCGAACTGGTCCCCATGCTCTCCCGGGAGACCCGGCTGCGGGAGGCCCTGGGTGCGCTGCGCGAGGCCTACGACGTCATCCTGCTCGACTGCCCGCCTTCGCTCGGCCTGTTGACGATCAACGCGCTGACGGCGGCGCAGGAAGTGCTGATCCCTATCCAGTGCGAGTACTACGCCCTCGAGGGGCTGAGTCAGCTCCTGGACTCCATCGGCCTCGTCCGCCGCCACCTGAACTCGCAGCTGGAGGTCACCGGTGTCCTCCTGACGATGTACGACAGCCGGACCAGGCTCTCCGATCAGGTCGCAGACGAAGTCCGCGGGTTCTTCAAAGAACGGGTCTACCGGACGATTATTCCCAGGAGTGTGCGATTGGCGGAGGCTCCCAGCCATGGCCTCCCCATCGCCCTGTACGATCCCGGCTCGCGCGGCGCGGAGGCGTATGCCGAGCTGGCCAAGGAGGTCATGACCCGTGGACGACCGGTTGGGGTCATCGAGCACGTCGGCTGA